Part of the Longimicrobium sp. genome is shown below.
GCGAACGCACGTCTCGCGCGGCGAGCGGCGCACCATCATCGGCTGCATCGGCGACGAGGCGCTGCTGCAGGAAGCCGCGCTCCTCTCGCTCCCGGGCGTCGAGTCCGTCACCCCGGTGATGAAGCCGTACAAGCTGGCCTCGCGCGAGTTCGCCGCCGACCCGTCGGTGGTGCGCATCGGCGACCGCGCCGCGGCCACCATCGGGGGGCGGCGGCTGGCGGTGATCGCCGGGCCCTGCTCGGTGGAGGGGCGCGAGATGCTGCGCGACAGCGCCGTCGCCGTGCGCGACGCCGGGGCGGGGCTGCTGCGCGGCGGCGCCTTCAAGCCGCGCACCAGCCCCTACGCCTTCCAGGGGCTGGGCGAGGCCGCGCTCCGCATGCTGGCCGAGGTCCGCGCCGAGACCGGCCTTCCCGTGGTCACCGAGGTGATGGACACGCGCCAGGTGGAGCTGGTGGCCGAGTACGCCGACGTGCTGCAGGTGGGCGCGCGCAACATGCAGAACTTCTCCCTTCTCTCCGAGCTCGGGCGCGTGCAGCGCCCCGTGCTGCTGAAGCGCGGCCTCTCCGCCACCGTCAAGGAGCTGCTGATGGCCGCCGAGTACGTGATGGCGCAGGGCAACCGCGACGTCATCCTCTGCGAGCGCGGCATCCGCACCTTCGAGACGGCCACCCGCAATACGCTCGACGTGGCCGCCATCCCCGTCCTCAAGGCCGAGACCCATCTCCCCGTCATCGTCGACCCCAGCCACGCGGGCGGGCGCGCCGACCTGGTGGCGCCGCTCTCCTTCGCCGCCGTGGCCGCCGGCGCCGACGGGCTGATCGTGGAGGTGCACCCCGACCCGCTGCGCGCGCTCTCCGACGGCGACCAGTCGCTCACCCTGTCCGCCTTCGTGGAGCTGATGCACGGGCTGCAGCCGTTCGCCCGCGCGGCCGGGCGCGACCTGCCGCTGCCGGAGCGCGGCGGCCTGCGGGAGGCCGCGTGAGCGCCCCCGCCGCCGCGCCGGCCCGCGCCCAGCTGGCCGAGATCCGCGACCGCATCGAGCAGCTGGACCGCCAGATCATCGGCCTGATCGCCGAGCGCGTGCAGCTGGGGCGCGAGGTAGGGGGCGTGAAGCGCGAGCTGGGCCTTCCCACCCTCGACCCCGCGCGCGAGGCCGCGGTGGTGCGCCGCGCCGGCGCCCTGGCCCGCGAGGCGGGGCTCGACGACGAGGACGTGCGCTACATCTTCTGGCACCTCATCGGCCTCTCCCGCCGCGTGCAGATGGAGGAAGGGTGACCGAGGTCCGGAGCGTCGCCGTCGCCGGCCTGGGGCTGATCGGCGGCTCGCTCGCGCGTGACCTGGCGGCCCGCGGCATCCGCGTCCTCGGCCACGACCGCGACCCCGCGGCCGTCGACGCCGCGCTCCGGGAAGGCGTCCTCGCCGCCCCGCTCGGCGAGGACTTCGGGGGATTGGAGGATGGAGATGTGGACGCGCTCGTGCTCGCCGTCCCCGTCCGCGCGGCCGTGGAGGTCCTCGCGGCCGCCGCGCCGCGCCTTGCCTCCGTCCGCCTGGTGACGGATGCCGGCAGCACCAAGCGCGGCATCGCCGCCGCCGCGGAACGGCTCGGCCTCGCCACCCGCTTCGTCGGCGCGCACCCGCTCGCCGGCGACCACGTCTCCGGCTGGTCCGCGTCGCGCCTCGATCTCTTCGCCGGCGCCCGCGTCTACCTCTGTCCCCCGCCGGATGCGTCCTCCGAAGCCCGCGACCTCGCGCGGGCGCTGTGGACGACGGTCGGCGGAAGCGTGGTGGAGATGGGCGCCGCGGAGCACGAC
Proteins encoded:
- the aroF gene encoding 3-deoxy-7-phosphoheptulonate synthase; the protein is MIIVTRPNVSDAEVDHIRERVETLGMRTHVSRGERRTIIGCIGDEALLQEAALLSLPGVESVTPVMKPYKLASREFAADPSVVRIGDRAAATIGGRRLAVIAGPCSVEGREMLRDSAVAVRDAGAGLLRGGAFKPRTSPYAFQGLGEAALRMLAEVRAETGLPVVTEVMDTRQVELVAEYADVLQVGARNMQNFSLLSELGRVQRPVLLKRGLSATVKELLMAAEYVMAQGNRDVILCERGIRTFETATRNTLDVAAIPVLKAETHLPVIVDPSHAGGRADLVAPLSFAAVAAGADGLIVEVHPDPLRALSDGDQSLTLSAFVELMHGLQPFARAAGRDLPLPERGGLREAA
- a CDS encoding prephenate dehydrogenase translates to MTEVRSVAVAGLGLIGGSLARDLAARGIRVLGHDRDPAAVDAALREGVLAAPLGEDFGGLEDGDVDALVLAVPVRAAVEVLAAAAPRLASVRLVTDAGSTKRGIAAAAERLGLATRFVGAHPLAGDHVSGWSASRLDLFAGARVYLCPPPDASSEARDLARALWTTVGGSVVEMGAAEHDHLLAWTSHLPQIASTALATALAGQGIAPADLGRGGRDVTRLAASSPAVWADIALDNADALLEAVDALRGRLDAFRLALERGDGKRVHDLFAAGQAWSRGRK
- a CDS encoding chorismate mutase; protein product: MSAPAAAPARAQLAEIRDRIEQLDRQIIGLIAERVQLGREVGGVKRELGLPTLDPAREAAVVRRAGALAREAGLDDEDVRYIFWHLIGLSRRVQMEEG